The genomic region GGAGTGGAACTGCACGATGCTGCGGAACGAGCGCACGAGAGTCACGCCGATGATCGGCGGCGCACACGCGATGGCCACGAAGGCCAGCCGTGGCGCGATGGAGAGCACGGTGTGCACCTGCAGGCCGAGCACGACGATCAGCACCAGGGCGAAGCCCGCCGTGGCCAGCACGATGTCGCGCGGCGGCCGCACGGTGACCGCGGCGACGAGGAGCCCGCCGACGCCGATGCAGGTCACGGGGAACACGCCGGTGGAGCCGGGCGCCCACGATGCAGCGAGGTCGATGCCGACGATGACGGCGCATCCCGCCATGAGCCCCGCGAAGCGACCCTGTTCGACAGGGGCGTCCCGCGGTGCAGGCATCACCCACATGAGCACGGCGACGAGCACGAGCAGGGCGAGCGCGACGAGACCGAGCCACGGCAGCGGGTACTGGCGCCCGAAGTAGGCGAACCGGATGATCGAGGTGACCACGAGAAGGTCGGCGATGACCATCGTGCCGGTGCGCAGTCGGCTCACTCCGCTGTGCATGTGGGTCGCCCTGGCGTCGAGCCTGCTCATTCCTTGGGTACCTCCAGCACGACGGTGGTACCGGATCCAGGCGCGCTGAACAGGCGGGCGTTGCCGCCCACGTCGCGCATGCGCGCGACGATCGACTCGGTGAAGCCCAGGCGGCCCGGCGAGACGTCGCTCACGTCGAACCCGACTCCGGAGTCGGTCACCATCGCGCGCACCGTCACGTCGTCATCGGTGATCGTGACGTGCGCCTCGGACTCGCCGGAGTGCCTGCGCACGTTCTCGAGGCACTCGGCGAGCGCGAGCAGGAACGCGTCGAGGGTGTCGGCGGGCAGCAGCACGTGCCCGGTGCCGTGCCAGGCGACGTCGAGGCCCATGCGCTCGAACCGTTGCTTGACCGTCTCGAGCGTGTTGCCGAGCGTGGACTCCTGCACCTGACGCAGGTTGTAGTCGCCGGAGGCCTGCGGGTCGGGCGTGTACCCCATGCGCAGCTCGCGCAGCAGCGCGGCGTCGTCGGCGGCCTGCGCTCGCAGCGCACGCTCGCCGACTCCGCGGCCGGAGTGGGCGAGCAGCGTGAGGGTGGCGAGCACGGTGTCGTGCAGCAGACGGGCGCTCTGCCTGCGCCGTGCCTCGTACTCGCTCGCCTGGCGCTCGGTGCGGTAGGCGTCACTCATGCCCTCGATGCGTTCGACGGTCTGCGGCACGACGCGTGCCACCCACACGGCGATGCCCGTGCAGAACGCCCAGCTGCCCACGGTGGCGAAGAGCACGGTCGGCAGGGGGCCGTGCACCGACAGCACGGTCGGCACGGTGACGGCGACGACCACGACGAATCCGATGCCGAGAATGACGCGGCGCCGGGCATCCGCTCCCAGGAGGAACGCGGTGCTGGCCGATGTGACGTCGAGCATGATGATGATGGCGGTGGCTGCTGAGCCGCTCGTGCCCCCGCTGAACCAGACGACGCCGATGGCGATCACCGAGGTGGCGAGCGTGACCATGATCGGGATCGGGGACGTGCGCCGCTGAACGGCGACGCAGGCCGTGATGATGAGGAGGCAGAGCGCCAGCACGCTCACGGTCGATTCGATCTCGGGAAGCGCACCTGGCAGCACGGTGCAGACCGCGGCCACCGCCGACGCGAGGATGCCCATCGTGCTCGACGCCACCGCGAGCATGCGGTCGCGTTCTTCGACGGTGCGCGTCATCGATCCTCCGGATACGCCCGACATCGGCTCCTGCGTCCGGGGCGAACTACAGAACGATTATGACGCGTGCCGTCGCAGGCCGGGTCGAGGTGCCGGTGCCGAGGCGTCTGATGCGTGTGTCGTCAGGTCGTCACATGCCCGTCCAGGCACGCAGCTTGTCGGGATTGCGCATCGCCCAGACGTTGGTCACACGGCCGTGCACGATCTCCAGCGCCGCCACCGCCGCCACTTCGCCGTTCTGCAGCGCGAGGAGACCGGGTCGACCGTTCACCGTGCGCTCCTCGATCGTGAGGTCGGGCGCCAACTGGGCGATGGCCACGAAGTAGCGGGCGACCTCCTCGGCGCCCACCATCGGGTGCAGCGCGGCGTTGACCCTGCCGCCGCCGTCGGCGACGAGCACCACGCTCGGATCGAGGATGCCGATCAGTGCGCCGATGTCCTTGCGCTCCCATGCTCGCCTGAGGTCTGCGACGACCTCGTCCTGAGCCCGAGAGTCTGAGCCGTGCTGCTCACGCGGTGCGCTCAGCCGTCGTCGCGCCGAGTACGCCAGCTGTCGGCACGCCGCCGGGGTGCGCCCCACGATCTCGGCGATCTCGGCGAACGAGTAGCCGAACACGTCGTGCAGCACGAACGAGACGCGCTCGGCCGGGCTCATCGCCTCGAGCACGACGAGGAACGCCATGGTGATCGACTCGTCGAGGGTCACGCGCTCTGCGGGGTCGGAAGGGGTGGATGCCGCGGCGCCGGCGGTCGAGGTCGCCCAGCCCACGGCATCCGGAACCGGCTCGGGAATCCACTCGCCCACGTACCGTTCGCGGCGCCGGCGCGCCGAGCCCAGCAGGTCGAGGCAGATGCGGCTGGCGACTGTGCTGAGCCAGGCGCCGGGGGAGCGGATCTCGCCGCGTTGCTCCGGCGTCATCGCGTACCAGCGGCCGAACGCCTCCTGCACCACGTCTTCGGCGTCGGCGAGCGAGCCGAGCAGGCGGTAGGCGAGGCCCAGCAGGGCCGGACGCTCGGCGGCGACCCGCTCGTCGGCGTCTGCGTCGCGGCGCGCGTCGTGGTCGCCGCGCTCATCACGTTCGTCACGATCGTGGTGGTGCGGCCCGGGAACGGACCCGGCCTGCGGGTGTTCGGTCATCGGCATCCTCCTGGGCGGTGCACCCGGCTCGGCACGCCATCGCGTGCCCTCGTCACGACGACGATGAAGCGCGGTCGGATGTCAGCCCGTCGTCGCCGACCTGACGTCGTGGGTATGCACGTCGTCGGACCATTGTGGCGCGGTCGACACGCGGTCGTCACGTGAACGAGGGAGGCGCGGCATCCATGTCGTCATCGAGAACCATCACACCGGGATACCTGACCGCTCTGCGCGTCGTCGTGACGCTGCTCGCCGCGGCGACACTCGCGGCGGCCGTCGCCGCCGGACTCCTCATCTCCGGCGCAGCGGGCATGGCGGTGCACAGCGCCACCGCCTACACGACGTGGTCGCTGGCGGTGCTGTACGTGATCGTCGCGCTGCTCGCCTGGTGGCGAGGAGGCGGGTCGCGACGTCCGGCGGCTCTCGCGCTCGGCTATCTGGTCGGCGTCTCGCTGCAGGTCGTCTTCGGACTCGCGCACCTGGCGGCGCTGCACGTTCCGTGGGGCGTCGCGCTCTTCGCCGCGATCGCGCTCCAGCTCGGCTGGGTGTGGCGCCTGAAGGCGCAGAGTCCCGCCGTCCCGGCGTCCGAGGGGCTCAGGACTCGAGAAGCCTCTGCAGCGGTGGGCCGATGAGGTCGTCCTCGATGAGGAAGGCGTCGTGCCCGAACGGCGAGTGGATCACGATCGGGTGAGCGCCGTGGATGCTGTTCTGCAGACCGGCTGCGATGATGCGCTGGCCGTCGACCGTGTACAGCCGGTCGCTGTCGATGCCGAGCACGAGTGAGGATGCCGTGACGCGGCCGAGCGCCGCATCCACCCCTCCGCGCCCGCGGCCGATGTCGTGCGAGCTCATGGCGCCCACCACGGTGATGTAGCTGTTGGCGTCGAACCGCCGCGTGAACTTGTTGCCGTGGAAGTCGAGGTACGACTCGACGGCGAACCGCCCGCCTGCACCGAGCGGGCTGATGCCGCTCTGCCAGCTG from Humibacter ginsenosidimutans harbors:
- a CDS encoding sensor histidine kinase; this translates as MTRTVEERDRMLAVASSTMGILASAVAAVCTVLPGALPEIESTVSVLALCLLIITACVAVQRRTSPIPIMVTLATSVIAIGVVWFSGGTSGSAATAIIIMLDVTSASTAFLLGADARRRVILGIGFVVVVAVTVPTVLSVHGPLPTVLFATVGSWAFCTGIAVWVARVVPQTVERIEGMSDAYRTERQASEYEARRRQSARLLHDTVLATLTLLAHSGRGVGERALRAQAADDAALLRELRMGYTPDPQASGDYNLRQVQESTLGNTLETVKQRFERMGLDVAWHGTGHVLLPADTLDAFLLALAECLENVRRHSGESEAHVTITDDDVTVRAMVTDSGVGFDVSDVSPGRLGFTESIVARMRDVGGNARLFSAPGSGTTVVLEVPKE
- the sigJ gene encoding RNA polymerase sigma factor SigJ translates to MTEHPQAGSVPGPHHHDRDERDERGDHDARRDADADERVAAERPALLGLAYRLLGSLADAEDVVQEAFGRWYAMTPEQRGEIRSPGAWLSTVASRICLDLLGSARRRRERYVGEWIPEPVPDAVGWATSTAGAAASTPSDPAERVTLDESITMAFLVVLEAMSPAERVSFVLHDVFGYSFAEIAEIVGRTPAACRQLAYSARRRLSAPREQHGSDSRAQDEVVADLRRAWERKDIGALIGILDPSVVLVADGGGRVNAALHPMVGAEEVARYFVAIAQLAPDLTIEERTVNGRPGLLALQNGEVAAVAALEIVHGRVTNVWAMRNPDKLRAWTGM